A window from Pseudobutyrivibrio ruminis HUN009 encodes these proteins:
- the rsxE gene encoding electron transport complex subunit RsxE: protein MNKNLERVYNGLWKENPTFVLMLGMCPTLAVTTSAINGIGMGLSTTVVLVLSNMLISALRNIIPDRVRMPAFIVVVASFVTIVQFLMEGFTPSLYESLGIYIPLIVVNCIILGRAESYASKNPVIPSMFDGIGMGLGFTVGLTLIGIVREILANGSIFGAVIAPLNDYHITLFGLAPGAFFVLACLVAIMNVVRRNMEAKGKPLPAVQGCLGGDCSGCSLSSACTGKSLVHKADEVPPVDPKDVAKPQAVPTETKQTANAKNTEDVEKSGSDSSYADDIAGKEEK, encoded by the coding sequence ATGAATAAGAACCTAGAAAGAGTTTATAACGGACTTTGGAAGGAGAATCCTACCTTTGTATTAATGCTTGGTATGTGTCCAACACTTGCTGTTACCACATCAGCTATTAATGGTATTGGTATGGGCCTTTCTACAACAGTCGTTCTTGTTTTATCTAACATGCTTATTTCTGCACTTAGAAATATCATTCCAGATAGAGTGAGAATGCCAGCTTTCATCGTTGTAGTTGCATCCTTCGTTACAATTGTTCAGTTTTTAATGGAAGGTTTTACACCTTCATTATATGAATCACTTGGTATTTACATTCCACTTATCGTAGTTAACTGTATCATCTTAGGACGTGCAGAGAGCTACGCTAGCAAGAATCCAGTCATCCCATCAATGTTCGATGGTATTGGTATGGGTCTTGGTTTCACAGTAGGACTTACTCTTATTGGTATTGTTCGTGAAATTCTTGCAAACGGATCTATCTTCGGAGCAGTTATTGCACCACTTAATGATTATCACATCACATTATTTGGTCTTGCTCCTGGAGCTTTCTTCGTACTTGCTTGTCTTGTTGCCATCATGAACGTTGTTAGACGTAACATGGAAGCAAAGGGTAAGCCACTTCCAGCAGTACAGGGATGCTTAGGCGGAGATTGCTCAGGTTGTAGCTTATCAAGTGCATGTACAGGAAAGTCTTTGGTTCACAAGGCTGATGAGGTTCCACCAGTTGATCCTAAGGATGTTGCTAAGCCACAGGCTGTGCCTACAGAAACAAAACAGACTGCAAATGCAAAGAATACTGAAGATGTAGAGAAATCTGGTTCTGATTCTTCATATGCTGACGATATCGCTGGAAAGGAGGAAAAATAA
- the proB gene encoding glutamate 5-kinase — MYGVDFTKKKRVIVKVGSSTITHDATGNIDYTKLERLVRQLCDLRAQGKDVCLVSSGAIAVGRYAIGLKERPSDLATKQACASIGQAYLMSVYQKLFSEYNQRAGQILMTKKTMTDPESRENARNTFEQLFNLGVIPVVNENDTVATHEIQFGDNDSLSAIVAALVKADALILLSDIDGLYTDNPNTNPNAEFVPVVKDIDSVFEMASSDSTSNVGTGGMTAKLRAAQIATYSGADMVITNGAHIGNIHRIFENKDKGTLFTANKRDDVHVLDLLED; from the coding sequence ATGTACGGTGTAGATTTTACAAAAAAGAAGAGAGTTATTGTTAAGGTCGGCTCGTCAACCATAACCCATGATGCAACTGGAAATATCGATTACACAAAGTTGGAGCGTTTAGTGCGTCAGCTTTGTGATTTGCGTGCTCAAGGCAAGGATGTATGTCTTGTGTCTTCAGGTGCAATCGCAGTTGGTCGATATGCAATCGGTTTAAAGGAACGTCCTTCAGATTTGGCTACAAAGCAGGCCTGTGCATCTATTGGGCAAGCTTATCTTATGTCGGTTTATCAAAAGCTTTTTTCTGAGTACAATCAAAGAGCCGGCCAGATTCTTATGACCAAGAAAACAATGACTGATCCAGAATCCAGAGAAAATGCTCGTAATACATTTGAACAGTTATTTAATCTTGGAGTTATTCCTGTCGTAAACGAAAATGATACTGTTGCAACCCATGAAATTCAGTTTGGTGATAATGATTCATTATCAGCTATTGTTGCAGCACTTGTAAAAGCTGATGCGCTTATTCTTTTATCGGATATTGATGGTCTTTATACTGACAACCCAAACACTAACCCTAATGCTGAGTTTGTGCCAGTTGTAAAGGATATTGATTCTGTCTTTGAAATGGCTTCTTCTGACAGTACATCAAATGTCGGTACGGGAGGAATGACTGCAAAACTTAGAGCAGCTCAAATTGCTACATATTCTGGTGCAGATATGGTTATTACAAACGGCGCACACATAGGAAATATTCATCGTATTTTCGAAAACAAAGACAAGGGCACACTCTTTACTGCAAATAAAAGAGATGATGTTCATGTATTAGATTTATTAGAGGATTAA
- the rsxA gene encoding electron transport complex subunit RsxA, with protein MSYVTSLILLLVASAIVNNVVLSQFLGLCPFLGVSKRVETAAGMGGAVIFVITISSFVTSLIYKFILAPTGFEYMQTIVFILVIAALVQFVEMFLKKSVPSLYKSLGVYLPLITTNCAVLGTAINNVTKEYDILESVINGFGVALGFTIAIVIMAGIREKIEYNDFPQAFKGSAIVLVTAGLMAMAFMGFAGVI; from the coding sequence ATGAGTTACGTAACAAGCTTAATTCTTTTATTAGTAGCTTCAGCTATTGTTAACAACGTTGTTCTTTCTCAGTTCCTTGGTCTTTGTCCATTCCTTGGAGTATCAAAGAGGGTTGAGACAGCAGCAGGTATGGGTGGAGCAGTAATCTTCGTAATTACTATTTCATCATTTGTTACATCACTTATTTATAAGTTTATTTTGGCTCCTACTGGATTTGAATATATGCAGACAATTGTTTTCATTCTTGTTATTGCTGCACTTGTTCAGTTCGTAGAGATGTTCCTTAAAAAGAGCGTACCTTCACTTTATAAGTCACTTGGTGTATACCTTCCACTTATCACAACAAACTGTGCAGTGCTTGGTACAGCTATCAATAACGTTACTAAGGAATATGACATTCTTGAGTCAGTAATTAATGGTTTTGGTGTTGCTCTTGGCTTTACAATTGCAATCGTAATCATGGCTGGCATCAGAGAAAAGATTGAATACAACGATTTTCCACAGGCTTTCAAAGGTTCAGCTATCGTTCTTGTTACAGCAGGACTTATGGCTATGGCTTTTATGGGCTTCGCTGGAGTAATTTAA
- a CDS encoding DUF896 domain-containing protein: protein MITEKDIARINELYHKQKGEGLTDAEKAEQAKLRRAYIDAIRGNIRTQLNNIDIVDENGKVENLGEKYGSKSN from the coding sequence ATGATTACAGAGAAAGATATCGCAAGAATTAATGAACTTTACCATAAGCAGAAAGGTGAAGGTCTTACTGATGCAGAAAAAGCAGAGCAGGCTAAGCTTAGAAGAGCATATATTGATGCAATCAGAGGCAACATCAGAACCCAGCTTAACAATATTGATATAGTAGATGAAAATGGTAAGGTAGAAAACCTTGGCGAAAAATATGGAAGTAAGTCAAACTAA
- a CDS encoding EAL domain-containing protein → MIFIRNQFHIAFYAAALAISISILLFTLLQKRTDKAQNRWFLFLLLIITLNSISEISTAVFEIIGNESDYSHFMLLASQNSYFILHTALCPALYNYVCSVTGKNRRREFARGILLQVPFFITEFLAILNPVFNWVFYYDENLVFHRNNAELVIYWAAIFYFILSIFEILFAWKAVTKRKSIALIYFFFITFAGVYIQYKFIDIKFELLAEALALMGVMLAIESEDNRIDADTHIYNRLALQADLNNILTMNEKATIIFIKILNAKTLERITRSSNYDLLTTECAEFLKTLVPRYKIYHPIKETFIIVCDKSDCKHIDNLTNAITNRFNNVWNIAEASIKLNAIVLKADTSNELCSVDDIMYISDSIIPSTIAAENIMDWILRRSEIEQAIKRNIINDNLEVYYQPTVYLDDYRIHGAEALLRMQDNTIGYISPEEFIPIAEQIGLVEHMDDFVLREVCRFIKYDIEPKDNIDCINVNLSVIQCLSPGFFEHIKGIVDEYGIDHSMINFEITETVGAEDYDVLSIVAHNLKAAGFSISMDDYGTGYSNMEGIFSLDFDVVKIDKTILWNAENDKRGKVILENTVKMIHDLDCKVLIEGVESEKHLNMLKKLNVDYLQGFYFAKPMPKSQFIEYLRK, encoded by the coding sequence ATGATATTTATTAGAAATCAATTTCACATAGCGTTTTATGCGGCAGCATTAGCAATTTCAATTTCGATTTTATTATTTACTCTTTTACAGAAAAGAACTGATAAAGCACAAAATAGATGGTTTTTATTTTTACTTTTAATTATTACACTTAATTCAATCTCAGAGATTTCTACAGCTGTTTTTGAAATTATCGGAAATGAATCCGATTATAGCCATTTTATGCTATTGGCGTCACAAAATTCCTATTTCATTTTGCATACAGCTCTTTGCCCAGCACTTTATAACTATGTATGTAGCGTAACTGGAAAAAACCGCAGAAGAGAATTTGCCAGAGGAATACTTTTACAGGTTCCTTTTTTTATTACAGAGTTTCTAGCTATATTAAATCCTGTATTTAATTGGGTATTCTATTACGATGAAAATTTAGTATTCCATAGAAACAATGCCGAGCTGGTTATTTATTGGGCAGCAATTTTTTATTTCATTCTTTCTATTTTTGAAATTTTATTTGCCTGGAAGGCTGTTACAAAAAGAAAGAGTATAGCTTTAATATATTTCTTTTTTATTACCTTTGCAGGCGTGTATATTCAATACAAATTCATTGATATTAAATTCGAATTGTTGGCAGAAGCCTTAGCTCTAATGGGTGTTATGCTTGCGATAGAAAGTGAAGATAATAGAATAGATGCAGACACTCATATTTACAATAGACTGGCTCTGCAAGCGGATTTAAATAACATTCTTACTATGAATGAAAAGGCAACCATTATATTTATTAAAATATTGAATGCCAAAACTCTCGAAAGAATTACTCGTTCATCTAATTATGATTTGCTGACAACTGAATGTGCGGAGTTTTTAAAAACACTTGTCCCTAGGTATAAAATTTATCATCCAATTAAAGAGACTTTCATTATTGTTTGCGATAAAAGCGACTGCAAGCATATAGACAACTTGACAAACGCTATTACAAATCGCTTTAACAACGTTTGGAATATAGCAGAAGCATCTATAAAACTAAATGCTATCGTTTTAAAGGCTGATACATCCAATGAATTATGCTCTGTAGATGATATTATGTACATTTCGGACTCTATCATTCCTTCCACAATTGCTGCAGAAAATATTATGGATTGGATTTTACGTAGATCCGAAATTGAGCAGGCTATTAAAAGAAATATTATTAATGATAATCTTGAAGTTTACTACCAACCAACAGTTTATCTAGATGACTATAGAATTCATGGAGCTGAAGCGCTTCTCAGAATGCAGGACAATACAATCGGATATATTTCTCCAGAGGAATTTATTCCAATTGCAGAACAAATCGGTTTAGTTGAACACATGGATGACTTTGTGCTTCGTGAAGTATGCCGTTTTATTAAATACGACATCGAACCAAAGGATAATATTGATTGCATTAATGTAAATCTATCGGTTATTCAATGTCTTAGTCCTGGATTCTTTGAGCACATTAAAGGAATTGTTGATGAGTATGGAATAGATCATTCTATGATTAACTTTGAAATTACTGAAACAGTAGGAGCAGAGGATTATGATGTTCTTTCTATCGTTGCTCACAACTTGAAAGCTGCAGGATTTTCAATATCGATGGATGATTATGGAACCGGCTATTCTAATATGGAGGGTATTTTCTCTCTAGATTTTGACGTTGTAAAAATTGATAAGACCATTTTATGGAATGCGGAGAATGACAAGCGTGGAAAAGTTATATTAGAGAACACCGTAAAGATGATTCATGATTTAGATTGCAAGGTTTTAATAGAAGGTGTTGAATCTGAAAAACATCTTAATATGTTAAAGAAACTTAATGTGGATTATCTTCAGGGGTTCTATTTTGCAAAACCAATGCCAAAGTCCCAATTTATTGAATATCTGCGAAAATAG
- a CDS encoding RnfABCDGE type electron transport complex subunit G, producing MNKLVKDALVLTCITLVAGFALGLVYEITKAPIEKAHQDAMKEAYSSVFADAASFAEIEDFDSSAATTYVNQAGYGTETIDNCVEALDASNNVIGYVLTVTTSAGYGGNITFSVGITNDGIINGYSITEISETAGLGMKAKDTGDGSFSAQFINRAAEIFTVTKTGASSSSEVDAISAATVTSRAMTGGINACVTYFESIVGGASNE from the coding sequence ATGAATAAATTGGTAAAAGACGCTTTAGTCCTTACCTGTATTACTCTTGTAGCAGGCTTCGCTTTAGGACTTGTATACGAAATCACAAAAGCACCTATTGAGAAAGCTCATCAGGACGCTATGAAGGAAGCATATTCGTCAGTATTTGCAGATGCAGCTTCATTTGCTGAAATTGAGGATTTCGATTCTTCAGCTGCCACAACTTACGTTAATCAGGCAGGATACGGTACAGAGACAATCGATAATTGTGTTGAGGCACTTGATGCTTCAAATAATGTAATTGGATACGTTCTTACAGTTACAACATCAGCAGGATACGGCGGAAATATTACATTTTCTGTAGGTATCACAAATGATGGTATTATCAATGGCTATTCAATTACTGAAATCTCAGAAACAGCTGGTCTTGGTATGAAGGCTAAAGATACAGGTGATGGTTCATTCTCAGCTCAGTTCATTAACAGAGCAGCAGAAATCTTTACAGTTACAAAGACTGGCGCATCTTCATCAAGCGAAGTAGATGCTATTTCAGCTGCCACTGTAACATCGCGTGCTATGACAGGTGGTATTAATGCATGTGTCACCTACTTCGAATCTATTGTAGGAGGTGCTTCTAATGAATAA
- a CDS encoding glutamate-5-semialdehyde dehydrogenase — translation MTLIEQATKAKAAKYKVALLSTEAKNKGILAVADALVNNSADIISANQIDMANGEKKGLSQGLLDRLKLDESRISGMAEGLRQVVELEDPIGKITEEWDRPNGLHIAKRLVPIGVVGVIYEARPNVTADVFGLCFKTGNATILKGGSDALESNKAIVKIIRDTLEKENLPVDAITLIEDTTRESTNQLMRMNGYVDVLIPRGGAGLIKSVVENASVPVIETGSGNCHIYVDYDADIDMAISVIENAKTQRIGVCNACESLVIHKDIAAKLLTALNEKLKEHGVKIFADAASKQYLEGSLDATEEDFGKEYLDYIISVKTVSSVEEAIEHINKYNTGHSESIITNDEANANAFLDGIDASCVYVNASTRFTDGFEFGFGAEIGISTQKLHARGPMGLLALTSYKYTIRGNGQIRK, via the coding sequence ATGACATTAATTGAGCAGGCAACAAAAGCAAAGGCAGCAAAGTATAAAGTAGCTTTATTATCTACCGAGGCAAAAAACAAAGGGATATTAGCGGTTGCTGATGCCCTTGTTAATAATAGTGCAGATATTATTAGTGCTAATCAAATCGATATGGCTAACGGTGAGAAAAAGGGATTATCTCAGGGATTATTAGATCGATTAAAGTTAGATGAATCTCGAATTAGTGGAATGGCAGAGGGATTGCGTCAGGTTGTAGAGCTTGAGGATCCAATCGGAAAAATCACCGAAGAATGGGATAGACCTAACGGGCTTCATATAGCAAAAAGACTTGTTCCAATTGGTGTTGTTGGTGTCATTTACGAGGCACGACCAAATGTTACTGCAGACGTATTTGGTCTTTGTTTTAAAACTGGCAATGCAACTATATTAAAAGGCGGCTCTGATGCTCTTGAATCAAACAAGGCTATCGTAAAGATTATCAGGGACACTCTTGAGAAGGAAAATCTTCCAGTTGATGCTATTACATTAATCGAAGATACTACAAGAGAGTCTACCAACCAGCTTATGCGCATGAATGGATATGTAGATGTTCTTATTCCTCGTGGCGGAGCAGGCTTAATTAAATCAGTTGTAGAAAATGCTTCTGTTCCTGTAATTGAAACAGGCTCTGGAAACTGTCATATCTACGTTGATTATGATGCCGATATCGACATGGCTATATCTGTTATTGAAAATGCCAAAACACAGAGAATAGGCGTATGTAACGCCTGTGAATCTCTTGTTATACATAAAGATATAGCAGCCAAGCTACTTACTGCATTAAATGAAAAGCTTAAAGAACATGGTGTGAAAATTTTTGCTGATGCAGCCTCAAAGCAGTATCTTGAGGGCTCACTTGATGCAACAGAAGAAGATTTTGGTAAAGAATATTTAGATTATATTATTTCTGTCAAGACTGTTTCCTCTGTTGAAGAAGCTATTGAACACATTAATAAATACAACACAGGACATTCTGAATCGATTATTACCAATGACGAAGCAAATGCTAACGCATTTTTAGATGGCATTGATGCATCCTGTGTATATGTTAATGCTTCTACTAGATTTACAGATGGATTTGAATTTGGATTTGGAGCAGAAATAGGAATTAGCACTCAAAAACTTCATGCGAGAGGCCCTATGGGACTTTTAGCATTAACAAGTTATAAATATACAATCCGTGGTAACGGACAAATTAGAAAATAG
- a CDS encoding flavocytochrome c — protein sequence MRNSTKKILGVTICILLALFCGLAPLVKKGASGKSYVANAQGFGGNIEVTVFVDGDTITDITYDAPDETPSVGGVALSNLKTQIIEEQNSNVDVIAGATYSSTGFLEAVNAALNEAGVVADGSNGSKTVAEDYEGTADIVVIGGGGAGMTAAISAAEEGKSVILLEKNSILGGNTARASSGMNAAETHYEEEQGVEDSVQSFIDDTMASGKNMNDPELVKVLAENTSGAIDWLDSEGIELNGPLATMGGLSANRTHRPVDADGNIIPVGSYLVDKLSARMDELGIEVHTNTAATEIIMEDGKAAGVKATGSSGNNVTIHADAVIVATGGFGGNMDKVTEYRPDLEGYISTNVTTASGDAIDFLGDLNADFVDLDQIQLHPTVVPTDGTLVGEALRGDGAILVNKEGHRFFNETGTRDEVSAAEIEQPTGNVWLIVNQDMYEGSAVISKLEKGGYLVNGETLDDLAKAMEFDADATEALKETVATWSGYVASGVDEDFGREIGAVKTDLSSGPYYAVNVGPGIHHCMGGVKINTSAEVIDTDGNPIEGLYACGEVTGGIHGANRLGGNAVADIVVYGRIAAESAIEYIEK from the coding sequence ATGCGTAATAGTACAAAGAAAATTTTAGGTGTAACAATCTGTATATTACTTGCATTATTCTGTGGTTTAGCTCCACTCGTAAAGAAGGGAGCTTCTGGTAAGTCTTATGTTGCTAATGCACAAGGCTTTGGAGGTAACATCGAAGTTACAGTATTTGTTGATGGTGATACTATCACAGACATTACTTATGATGCTCCTGATGAAACACCTTCAGTAGGTGGTGTAGCATTGAGCAACTTAAAGACTCAAATTATCGAAGAGCAGAACAGTAATGTAGACGTTATCGCTGGTGCTACATACAGTTCTACAGGTTTCCTTGAGGCTGTAAATGCAGCTCTTAATGAAGCTGGTGTTGTTGCTGATGGTTCTAACGGTTCAAAGACAGTTGCTGAGGATTACGAAGGAACTGCTGATATCGTAGTTATCGGTGGTGGTGGAGCTGGTATGACAGCTGCTATCAGTGCTGCAGAGGAAGGAAAGTCAGTTATCCTTCTTGAGAAAAACTCAATTCTTGGTGGTAATACTGCTCGTGCAAGTTCTGGTATGAACGCTGCAGAGACACATTACGAAGAAGAGCAGGGCGTTGAGGATTCTGTTCAGTCATTTATCGATGATACAATGGCAAGTGGTAAGAACATGAACGATCCTGAGCTTGTAAAGGTATTAGCTGAAAATACATCAGGTGCAATTGATTGGCTTGATTCAGAGGGTATCGAATTAAACGGACCTCTTGCTACCATGGGTGGTTTAAGTGCTAACCGTACACATAGACCAGTAGATGCTGACGGAAACATCATTCCAGTAGGTTCTTACCTTGTAGATAAGCTTTCTGCAAGAATGGATGAGCTTGGAATCGAAGTACATACAAACACAGCTGCTACAGAAATCATTATGGAAGATGGTAAGGCTGCAGGCGTTAAGGCTACAGGCTCATCTGGAAACAATGTTACAATTCATGCTGATGCTGTAATTGTAGCTACAGGTGGTTTCGGTGGTAACATGGATAAGGTTACAGAATATCGTCCTGACTTAGAAGGATACATTTCTACAAACGTTACTACAGCAAGTGGTGATGCTATTGATTTCTTAGGAGATCTTAATGCTGATTTTGTTGATCTTGATCAGATTCAGCTTCATCCTACAGTAGTTCCTACAGATGGTACATTAGTTGGTGAGGCACTTCGTGGTGATGGCGCTATCCTTGTAAACAAAGAAGGTCACAGATTCTTCAACGAGACAGGTACTCGTGATGAAGTATCTGCTGCAGAAATCGAGCAGCCTACAGGTAATGTATGGCTTATCGTAAACCAGGATATGTACGAGGGTTCTGCTGTTATTTCTAAGCTTGAAAAGGGTGGTTACCTTGTAAATGGTGAGACTCTTGATGATCTTGCAAAGGCTATGGAATTTGATGCTGATGCAACAGAAGCTTTAAAAGAGACAGTAGCAACATGGTCTGGCTATGTTGCATCTGGTGTTGATGAAGACTTCGGTCGTGAAATCGGCGCTGTAAAGACAGATCTTTCTTCTGGTCCTTACTATGCAGTAAATGTTGGACCTGGTATCCATCACTGTATGGGTGGTGTTAAGATTAACACTTCTGCAGAGGTAATTGATACTGACGGCAATCCAATCGAAGGCCTATATGCTTGCGGTGAGGTTACTGGTGGTATCCACGGTGCTAACCGTCTTGGCGGTAATGCTGTTGCTGATATCGTTGTTTATGGTAGAATCGCAGCTGAAAGTGCAATTGAATACATCGAGAAATAA
- a CDS encoding 5-formyltetrahydrofolate cyclo-ligase, whose translation MEVSQTNNDIRLTYKCIRDGISISERNRLSSLISKNVLALLESDFKGANIFLCYYPFGSEVDLKQLYSILLQQGKHLYFPKCDKKNHQLYFYEIVDLEMDFSIGSYNIMEPKSDINLLTDFNQSIISITPGLIFDKKLNRIGYGGGFYDRFFEKHPEITSIAPCFSKQLAETIQIESHDIPMDYIVTENLVLKGSRS comes from the coding sequence ATGGAAGTAAGTCAAACTAATAATGATATTAGATTAACTTATAAATGCATTAGAGATGGTATTTCAATTTCAGAAAGAAATCGACTGTCATCCCTTATTAGTAAAAATGTTTTGGCTCTTTTAGAATCTGATTTTAAAGGAGCTAATATTTTTTTATGCTATTATCCATTTGGAAGCGAAGTTGATTTAAAACAGTTATATTCCATTTTATTACAGCAGGGAAAGCATCTATATTTCCCAAAATGTGATAAAAAGAATCATCAGTTGTATTTCTATGAAATAGTCGATTTAGAAATGGATTTTTCTATTGGTTCATACAATATTATGGAACCGAAATCTGACATAAATTTACTTACTGATTTCAATCAGTCAATTATTTCTATAACCCCAGGGTTGATATTCGATAAAAAGCTTAATAGAATTGGTTATGGAGGCGGCTTTTATGATAGATTTTTCGAAAAGCATCCAGAAATAACAAGCATTGCGCCTTGCTTTTCAAAGCAGCTGGCGGAGACTATTCAAATCGAATCCCATGATATACCGATGGATTATATTGTTACTGAAAACTTGGTTTTGAAAGGAAGTAGATCATGA
- a CDS encoding RnfABCDGE type electron transport complex subunit D, giving the protein MSNLLKVSSSPHVRAKDDSSIIMLYVIIALMPTTLFGIINFGIRALLLIAVCITSCVLSEFLFEKAVGKKNTIGDLSAAVTGLLLALNLPHTLPVWQAVLGSVFAIVVVKMLFGGLGQNFMNPALGGRVFLLISFAGTMTHFEYDGVAGPTPLASIGGGNVNTLDMLIGRTAGTIGETSALCILIGAIILILLGVIDLVIPGVYILTFSIFVILFGGHGLDTTFLVAHLCGGGLMLGAFFMATDYVTSPITPLGKVLFGICLGVLTGIFRFFGNSAEGVSYAIIFSNLLVPLIEKITVPRAFGISKEVKSNE; this is encoded by the coding sequence GTGAGTAATTTATTAAAAGTTTCTTCATCTCCACATGTCAGAGCGAAGGACGACAGTAGTATTATCATGTTATATGTGATAATTGCCCTTATGCCAACTACACTATTTGGTATTATCAATTTTGGAATTCGTGCATTATTACTTATAGCAGTATGTATCACATCTTGTGTATTATCAGAGTTCTTATTTGAAAAAGCAGTAGGGAAGAAGAATACAATCGGCGATTTAAGTGCAGCTGTTACTGGACTTCTTCTTGCACTCAACTTACCACATACACTTCCTGTATGGCAGGCAGTGCTCGGTAGCGTTTTTGCAATCGTAGTTGTAAAGATGTTATTCGGCGGATTAGGTCAGAACTTCATGAACCCAGCACTTGGTGGACGTGTATTCTTGCTTATTTCATTCGCAGGAACAATGACTCATTTCGAGTACGATGGCGTTGCTGGCCCTACACCTCTTGCATCAATCGGTGGTGGAAATGTAAACACTCTCGATATGTTAATTGGTCGTACAGCAGGTACAATCGGTGAGACTAGTGCTCTTTGTATTTTGATTGGAGCAATTATTCTTATCTTGTTAGGCGTAATTGATTTAGTTATTCCTGGTGTTTATATTCTTACATTCTCCATTTTCGTTATTTTATTTGGAGGACACGGCTTAGATACAACATTCCTTGTTGCGCACCTTTGTGGTGGTGGATTAATGCTTGGTGCATTCTTCATGGCAACAGATTATGTTACATCGCCAATCACACCTCTTGGCAAGGTCCTTTTTGGTATTTGCCTCGGTGTTTTAACTGGAATCTTCAGATTCTTTGGCAACAGTGCAGAGGGCGTTAGCTACGCTATCATCTTCAGCAACCTTCTCGTTCCACTTATCGAAAAGATTACAGTACCTAGAGCCTTTGGAATATCAAAGGAGGTGAAGTCTAATGAATAA
- a CDS encoding RnfABCDGE type electron transport complex subunit B — translation MSITGILLAAVIVGATGCIIGFFLCFSSEKFKVEVDPREEAVLAVLPGNNCGGCGYAGCSGLAAAIAKGEAPVNQCPVGGAPVAAQISEIMGVAAEEGVRKVAFVMCHGTCENATQLYDYTGVEDCQAMAYVPGGGPKACSYGCMGFGSCVKACPFDAIHIVDGVALVDKEACKACGKCVAVCPNHLIELIPYDFGHAVRCHNNDKGKDVMSVCKVGCIGCHKCEKVCESDAIHVDGFFAHIDQDKCTSCGKCAEACPRKIIL, via the coding sequence ATGAGTATAACAGGAATTTTACTGGCAGCTGTTATAGTTGGCGCTACCGGTTGTATAATTGGATTTTTCCTTTGCTTTTCATCTGAAAAGTTTAAGGTAGAAGTTGATCCACGTGAAGAGGCTGTTCTTGCAGTTCTTCCAGGAAATAACTGTGGTGGTTGTGGATATGCTGGATGTTCTGGCTTGGCTGCAGCTATCGCAAAGGGAGAGGCACCTGTAAATCAGTGCCCAGTTGGTGGCGCACCTGTTGCTGCTCAGATTTCTGAAATTATGGGTGTTGCTGCTGAAGAAGGTGTTCGTAAAGTTGCATTTGTAATGTGTCACGGAACATGTGAGAATGCCACACAGCTTTACGATTACACAGGCGTCGAGGATTGCCAGGCTATGGCATATGTGCCAGGTGGCGGTCCTAAGGCTTGCTCTTATGGTTGTATGGGCTTTGGCTCATGCGTAAAGGCTTGTCCATTTGACGCTATTCATATTGTTGACGGTGTAGCTTTAGTTGACAAAGAAGCTTGTAAGGCTTGTGGTAAGTGTGTGGCTGTATGTCCAAATCATCTTATCGAGCTTATTCCTTACGATTTTGGTCACGCTGTTCGTTGTCACAATAATGACAAGGGAAAAGATGTTATGAGCGTTTGTAAAGTTGGCTGTATTGGTTGCCACAAGTGCGAAAAGGTCTGTGAAAGTGATGCTATCCATGTTGATGGATTCTTTGCTCACATAGATCAAGATAAATGTACAAGCTGTGGCAAATGTGCAGAAGCTTGTCCAAGAAAGATCATTTTGTAA